In Candidatus Gastranaerophilales bacterium, one DNA window encodes the following:
- a CDS encoding integration host factor subunit alpha → MKSKSGRALTREALQESIFTNCAGRLSRAAARDILEMFFEEIFEALERGESVLLYSFGSFDVRSKRARPGRNPKTGAEATIVARKVVRFRPSRTLIARINGATVAEDDGRARPAAVSTAPQALRSAQGGDGRDTQ, encoded by the coding sequence TTGAAGAGCAAGAGCGGACGCGCCCTGACGCGGGAGGCATTGCAAGAATCGATCTTCACCAATTGCGCGGGGCGATTGTCCCGCGCGGCGGCCCGCGACATCCTTGAGATGTTCTTCGAGGAAATTTTCGAGGCGCTCGAACGGGGAGAGTCGGTGCTATTGTACTCCTTCGGTAGCTTTGATGTCCGCTCGAAACGGGCGCGCCCGGGGCGCAATCCGAAGACGGGGGCCGAGGCGACGATCGTGGCGCGCAAGGTCGTGAGGTTCAGGCCGTCGCGGACCCTTATCGCTCGCATTAATGGCGCGACCGTCGCCGAAGACGACGGGCGCGCGCGCCCGGCCGCTGTCTCCACCGCTCCGCAAGCGCTTCGATCGGCGCAGGGCGGCGACGGAAGGGATACGCAATGA